The Effusibacillus lacus genome window below encodes:
- a CDS encoding S-layer homology domain-containing protein: MLKSKIVALIATGAVVLGAIGTGSATMPFDDTARVFVDIENHWAKPDIMRMYQAGIVKGVGEGKFAPEQAATREQVVTLILRSTGQSLDKTSTATFADVPVDRWSHPFIETALNRSIIAKGSTGKFEPEWPVRRAEAALWISRAVPALNTGVAGGNPAPFSDIGKLSSEEQSAISHVYHLGIMMGNSGLFRPDDSLTRAEMATLIARLFDRLQSHLGGQEMTFHKVDLSKASDELKNWAGSVKGTPGLHTKTTGGKTYILVSRGEKPNAGYGLTITKVIEEKNRVVVKFEQRNPEPGKMYAQVITTPFDLVEIAKTDKRIELGNDLN, translated from the coding sequence ATGCTGAAGAGTAAGATTGTCGCACTTATAGCAACGGGTGCTGTCGTACTGGGAGCCATCGGGACCGGCAGTGCCACCATGCCCTTTGACGATACGGCCCGGGTCTTCGTGGATATTGAGAACCACTGGGCCAAACCGGACATAATGAGAATGTACCAGGCAGGAATTGTCAAAGGAGTCGGTGAAGGAAAGTTTGCTCCGGAACAGGCTGCGACCCGGGAGCAGGTGGTTACTCTTATACTGAGATCCACCGGGCAATCCCTGGATAAGACCAGCACCGCAACATTCGCGGACGTGCCGGTTGACCGCTGGTCTCATCCGTTTATTGAGACTGCCTTGAACCGGTCCATTATTGCAAAAGGCTCCACCGGCAAGTTTGAGCCTGAATGGCCTGTAAGAAGAGCGGAAGCCGCTTTGTGGATTTCCCGCGCGGTGCCCGCCCTGAACACCGGGGTTGCCGGTGGAAACCCGGCCCCTTTTTCCGATATCGGGAAACTGAGCAGCGAGGAACAATCTGCCATTTCCCATGTGTATCACCTTGGAATCATGATGGGGAACAGCGGGCTGTTCCGACCGGACGATTCTCTGACGAGAGCGGAGATGGCGACTCTGATCGCCCGCTTGTTTGACCGGCTCCAAAGCCATTTGGGAGGGCAGGAGATGACGTTTCATAAAGTGGATCTCTCAAAAGCAAGCGATGAACTGAAAAATTGGGCTGGCAGCGTCAAAGGCACTCCCGGCCTTCACACCAAAACCACCGGCGGCAAAACCTATATTCTCGTAAGCCGTGGAGAGAAACCAAATGCGGGGTACGGATTGACAATCACGAAAGTGATCGAAGAAAAGAATCGGGTTGTGGTGAAGTTTGAACAACGCAACCCGGAACCGGGGAAGATGTATGCGCAAGTAATTACAACCCCCTTCGACCTGGTGGAAATAGCGAAGACCGATAAGAGGATTGAGTTGGGCAACGACCTCAACTAA
- a CDS encoding FAD-linked oxidase C-terminal domain-containing protein — protein MLKPHIAKELRAIVGDNWVMDTPEDCLAYSYDATPLYQSLPDGVAVPGTAEEVAAIVKVCARENIKIVSRGSGSNLSAGTVPVEGGLVIVLTRLNQILEIDQDNLTTTFQPGVITANLHREVEKMGLFYPPDPGSMNISTLGGNIAECAGGLRGLKYGVTKDYIMGLQAVLPNGEILRTGGKSAKDVAGYDLTKLLVGSEGTLAIITEATAKLIPLPETKRTMLAMFRDLTGSARAVSRIIAERIIPATLEFLDNPTIRVVEDFARIGLPTDMGAILMIEQDGPEAVVERDIQKIAEICRKEGAVEVKVADSLEEGAKLMQARRFALSALARVRPTTILEDATVPRARLAEMVEQINVIAKKYNVEICTFGHAGDGNLHPTCMTDERDKEEIHRVEQAFEEIFLAAIKLGGTITGEHGVGAAKMNYLSLKVGETGIEVMKSLKRAIDPQGIMNPGKLFARDTRRRVVVSNVEQDHHAHGNGCGCNEHTAS, from the coding sequence ATGTTAAAGCCTCATATAGCAAAAGAACTGCGGGCCATAGTCGGAGACAACTGGGTCATGGACACTCCGGAAGATTGCCTCGCTTACTCCTATGATGCAACGCCTCTGTATCAGAGCCTGCCGGACGGTGTGGCAGTACCGGGGACTGCGGAGGAAGTGGCTGCCATTGTCAAAGTCTGCGCACGGGAAAACATCAAGATTGTGTCCCGGGGTTCCGGATCCAACCTGTCCGCAGGTACGGTTCCTGTTGAAGGGGGACTCGTGATTGTCCTGACCAGGCTGAACCAGATCCTCGAGATTGACCAGGACAACCTGACCACTACCTTCCAACCGGGTGTAATTACCGCCAACCTGCACCGGGAAGTGGAAAAAATGGGTCTGTTCTACCCGCCGGATCCGGGAAGCATGAACATCTCCACCCTGGGCGGCAATATTGCGGAATGTGCCGGCGGCCTGCGCGGCTTGAAATATGGCGTGACCAAAGACTACATCATGGGGCTGCAAGCGGTGCTTCCCAATGGAGAGATTCTCCGCACCGGCGGCAAATCGGCCAAAGACGTGGCTGGCTATGACCTGACCAAACTGCTTGTCGGTTCGGAAGGAACACTGGCGATTATTACGGAAGCGACAGCCAAGCTGATTCCGCTCCCGGAGACCAAGCGCACCATGCTGGCCATGTTCCGGGATCTCACCGGGTCGGCCCGGGCCGTGTCAAGAATCATTGCGGAGCGAATCATCCCGGCTACCCTGGAGTTTCTTGACAATCCGACGATTCGGGTGGTGGAAGATTTTGCCCGGATCGGTCTTCCGACCGATATGGGGGCCATTCTGATGATCGAACAGGATGGACCGGAAGCGGTAGTGGAACGGGATATTCAGAAGATTGCCGAGATCTGCCGCAAAGAAGGAGCTGTCGAAGTGAAGGTGGCCGATTCACTGGAAGAAGGCGCCAAGCTGATGCAGGCCCGCCGCTTTGCATTGTCCGCACTGGCGAGAGTCCGCCCGACGACCATCCTTGAAGATGCAACCGTTCCGCGCGCCCGGCTGGCTGAGATGGTGGAACAGATCAACGTGATCGCAAAGAAATACAACGTTGAGATCTGTACTTTTGGACATGCTGGTGATGGCAACCTGCACCCCACATGCATGACCGACGAACGGGACAAAGAAGAGATTCACCGGGTGGAACAGGCATTTGAGGAGATCTTCCTGGCTGCCATCAAGCTTGGCGGTACCATTACCGGTGAGCACGGAGTGGGTGCCGCCAAGATGAACTACCTGTCCCTGAAAGTTGGGGAGACGGGCATTGAAGTGATGAAATCGCTGAAACGGGCCATCGACCCGCAAGGCATCATGAACCCCGGCAAGCTGTTTGCCAGGGATACCAGACGCCGCGTGGTGGTAAGCAACGTCGAACAAGATCATCACGCTCACGGAAACGGATGTGGATGCAATGAGCACACAGCAAGCTAA
- a CDS encoding GNAT family N-acetyltransferase produces the protein MDRIRLQELGAEYAELLHRLFGISRPELEGFLAEEVLGWSLSRVILLKGEVIGLIQVRKLDPDKGYGFLGTSLVQKVWGTGANRTAKDAMLRLLFAERPDIHRVFLGIEADNVRSLKAVRKLPYILEVDDDRVPVEITEDLPPETDKKRHWFVIERNHFHESTSLRLP, from the coding sequence TTGGATCGGATTCGGTTGCAGGAGTTGGGCGCTGAATATGCAGAATTGCTGCATAGACTGTTTGGCATTTCCCGGCCGGAGCTGGAAGGATTCCTGGCGGAGGAAGTGTTGGGGTGGTCTCTGTCTCGGGTAATCCTGTTGAAAGGGGAAGTTATAGGGCTGATTCAGGTCCGCAAGCTGGATCCGGATAAAGGATACGGATTTCTCGGCACGTCGTTGGTGCAAAAGGTTTGGGGGACCGGTGCCAACCGAACGGCGAAAGATGCGATGCTGAGGCTGCTTTTTGCCGAGAGACCGGATATCCACCGGGTATTTCTGGGCATTGAAGCGGATAATGTTCGTTCTCTGAAGGCTGTGAGAAAACTGCCCTACATCCTGGAAGTGGACGATGATCGGGTTCCTGTGGAAATCACGGAAGACCTGCCGCCAGAAACGGATAAGAAAAGACATTGGTTCGTGATCGAACGGAATCATTTCCACGAGTCGACCAGTCTGAGACTGCCGTAA
- a CDS encoding peptidylprolyl isomerase, with product MKRKIALLTLSAMLAAGLATGCGTAEPGKPAPAQGNQGQQGQAPANQSPTASKHNKYKEPPQMVIDPAKSYFATLHTSKGDIKIQLYAKDAPVTVNNFVFLARDKFYDGIKFHRIIKGFMIQTGDPLGNGTGGPGYKFKDELPPKYPYEPGVVAMANSGPNTNGSQFFIGNGDEVKVLQQMPNYTVFGKVIEGMDVVQKISSVPTRLGPDGAMSVPKEEVIIKSVTIEEK from the coding sequence ATGAAGAGGAAAATCGCCTTACTTACTCTGAGTGCTATGCTTGCAGCCGGACTGGCGACAGGGTGCGGCACAGCGGAACCGGGCAAACCGGCACCTGCCCAAGGCAACCAGGGGCAGCAGGGACAGGCTCCCGCAAACCAATCGCCCACCGCATCCAAGCACAACAAGTACAAAGAACCGCCCCAGATGGTAATCGATCCGGCCAAAAGTTATTTTGCCACCCTGCATACCAGCAAAGGGGACATCAAGATCCAACTTTATGCCAAGGATGCTCCGGTTACGGTCAACAACTTTGTTTTCCTGGCAAGGGACAAATTCTACGACGGAATTAAGTTCCATCGCATAATTAAAGGTTTCATGATCCAGACCGGCGATCCGCTTGGGAACGGCACCGGAGGCCCGGGATACAAGTTCAAGGACGAACTTCCGCCCAAATACCCTTATGAACCGGGAGTCGTCGCCATGGCCAACTCGGGTCCCAACACAAACGGAAGCCAATTTTTCATTGGGAACGGGGATGAAGTCAAGGTTCTTCAGCAAATGCCGAACTACACCGTTTTTGGCAAAGTGATCGAAGGAATGGACGTCGTTCAAAAAATCTCCTCGGTACCAACACGCCTGGGTCCTGATGGGGCGATGAGCGTCCCGAAAGAGGAAGTAATCATCAAATCTGTAACCATCGAAGAAAAATAG
- a CDS encoding GNAT family N-acetyltransferase, whose amino-acid sequence MPYTVWTNGNYTISTDRNHLDLQTIYNYLHFESYWAKGIPMDVLEKSVAGSALCFGIYKGNPSESPTKQIGFARVISDLATFAWLADVFVLPEYRGQGLSKWLVGVIVQHPELQGLRRFMLATNDAHGLYEKYGFVPMDQPERFMQIAPGTSVYQV is encoded by the coding sequence GTGCCGTACACCGTCTGGACAAACGGAAATTATACAATATCCACCGACAGGAACCATCTTGATCTGCAAACCATCTATAACTATCTGCACTTTGAATCCTACTGGGCAAAGGGCATTCCGATGGATGTCCTGGAGAAGTCCGTTGCAGGCAGCGCTTTGTGCTTTGGCATCTACAAGGGGAATCCGTCGGAGAGTCCGACGAAACAAATCGGCTTTGCGAGGGTCATATCCGACCTGGCAACTTTTGCTTGGCTGGCGGATGTGTTTGTTCTACCGGAATACAGGGGACAAGGACTGTCCAAATGGCTCGTCGGAGTGATCGTTCAACATCCTGAATTGCAAGGATTGAGGCGCTTTATGCTGGCAACCAACGATGCCCATGGCCTGTACGAAAAATATGGCTTCGTGCCTATGGATCAACCGGAACGGTTCATGCAGATTGCCCCTGGAACATCCGTTTATCAAGTCTAG
- the cls gene encoding cardiolipin synthase: protein MIAFFQQSFWTILYVLWFSTLAVLLVMEKRNPAKTLAWLTVLAAFPVVGFVLYLIFGQKYRKHRRLQSKSLPQEFSNSLRQHATQHMNRTDELSNGSTNQTKWMRLLLANSSAPVSENNRIQVFQDGEAAFQSIKKALAEAKHHIHLEFYIIRDDQIGREIQSILIQKAREGVRVRVIYDGMGSRKLSRSYISELKRAGVEIIGFLPVYFPWLTSRINFRNHRKILVIDGTIGFTGGFNIGDEYLGKGPLGYWRDTLLRIEGEAVYYLQFIFLKDWYVGCNQYITEPEYFPIQPACGSQLVQITESGPDSDWESIWQAHFSMIASAQKTIHIISPYLIPDDSMLMALKTAALSGLDVRIILPAKPEYYIVYYATRSYFEELLRAGVKIYAYKKGFIHSKVVLIDGEVASVGTANLDMRSFQYNFEVNAIIYDKELAQQQEAAFRQDMADSEEITLDSYLQGHTIGKRFLESSARLFSPLL, encoded by the coding sequence ATGATCGCCTTTTTTCAGCAAAGCTTCTGGACAATCCTATACGTCTTATGGTTCTCCACACTTGCCGTTCTGCTGGTAATGGAAAAGCGGAACCCCGCAAAGACGCTTGCGTGGCTGACTGTATTGGCCGCCTTTCCGGTAGTCGGTTTCGTGCTTTATCTCATTTTTGGCCAGAAGTACCGAAAACACAGGCGGTTACAATCCAAGTCCCTGCCCCAGGAGTTCTCCAACTCACTGCGCCAGCACGCTACCCAGCACATGAACCGGACGGACGAATTGTCCAACGGTTCGACCAACCAAACCAAGTGGATGCGCCTGCTGTTGGCCAATTCGAGTGCACCCGTATCGGAAAACAACCGGATTCAGGTCTTTCAGGACGGCGAAGCGGCTTTTCAATCAATAAAGAAAGCACTGGCTGAGGCTAAGCATCATATTCATCTGGAATTTTATATCATCCGTGATGACCAGATCGGACGGGAAATCCAATCCATCCTGATACAAAAAGCCCGTGAGGGAGTCCGTGTCAGGGTGATCTATGACGGCATGGGAAGCCGCAAATTGAGTCGCTCCTACATATCCGAACTAAAGCGGGCGGGTGTTGAAATCATAGGTTTCCTGCCCGTTTATTTTCCCTGGCTTACAAGCCGCATCAATTTCCGAAATCATCGAAAGATCCTTGTGATCGACGGAACCATCGGATTCACCGGCGGCTTTAATATTGGGGATGAATACCTGGGGAAAGGTCCGCTCGGCTATTGGCGGGATACCCTTCTGCGAATCGAAGGGGAAGCGGTCTATTATCTTCAATTCATATTTCTGAAGGATTGGTATGTGGGCTGCAACCAGTATATTACCGAACCGGAATACTTTCCGATTCAGCCTGCCTGCGGCAGTCAACTTGTTCAGATCACGGAAAGCGGTCCCGATTCCGATTGGGAGTCGATTTGGCAGGCGCACTTCTCCATGATTGCTTCGGCACAGAAGACAATTCATATCATCTCGCCTTATCTGATCCCGGACGACAGCATGCTGATGGCTCTCAAAACTGCAGCCTTAAGCGGTCTCGATGTGCGAATCATCCTGCCGGCTAAACCTGAATATTACATTGTGTATTATGCTACTCGATCCTACTTTGAAGAATTGTTGCGGGCAGGGGTTAAGATTTACGCATACAAAAAAGGGTTCATCCATTCCAAGGTGGTACTGATCGATGGGGAAGTGGCGTCGGTAGGAACCGCCAATTTGGACATGCGCAGTTTCCAATACAATTTTGAAGTGAATGCCATTATTTACGACAAAGAGTTGGCGCAGCAACAGGAAGCCGCCTTCCGACAAGACATGGCAGACAGCGAGGAAATAACCCTGGACAGTTATCTGCAAGGGCACACGATTGGCAAGAGGTTTCTTGAATCGTCGGCGAGGTTGTTTTCCCCTTTGTTGTGA
- a CDS encoding inositol monophosphatase family protein, with the protein MHDRFTSVAEAAAREAGHLIRDRIGRAREVGEKTSNVDLVTEVDKQSEAVIRTELLAAFPEHKILGEEGVAPGSAASAEALAKALSAEYLWIVDPIDGTTNFVHGFPGCTVSIALAHRGEVIAGVIYDPLRDEMFSARRGGGAYMNGEPIHVSEEETLSVSLLATGFPGDREWAREVNLRGMAALTPVCRNIRAAGSAALHMAYVACGRLSGFWEIDLNAWDLAAGSLLVQEAGGRVTDTEGNEYNLEVRHIAATNGHIHNQLIRVLEQADATGL; encoded by the coding sequence ATGCATGACAGGTTTACCAGTGTGGCGGAAGCGGCTGCACGCGAAGCGGGGCATCTAATCCGGGACCGCATTGGCCGGGCAAGAGAAGTAGGGGAAAAAACATCAAACGTAGACCTTGTAACAGAAGTGGACAAGCAATCGGAAGCGGTGATCCGCACGGAACTGTTGGCTGCTTTTCCCGAACATAAAATTCTTGGGGAAGAGGGAGTGGCGCCGGGATCCGCCGCATCGGCAGAAGCACTGGCCAAAGCGTTGTCGGCAGAATACTTGTGGATTGTCGATCCGATTGACGGCACCACCAACTTCGTTCACGGTTTTCCGGGGTGTACCGTTTCCATTGCATTGGCCCACCGTGGGGAAGTGATTGCCGGGGTCATTTATGATCCGCTCCGGGATGAGATGTTCTCGGCACGGCGCGGTGGGGGTGCCTATATGAACGGGGAACCCATACATGTGTCGGAAGAGGAAACTTTATCCGTCAGTTTATTGGCGACAGGTTTTCCCGGTGACAGGGAATGGGCACGTGAAGTAAATCTGCGTGGGATGGCTGCTCTTACTCCTGTCTGCCGCAACATTCGAGCCGCAGGATCGGCCGCTCTTCACATGGCGTATGTGGCCTGCGGGCGCCTCAGCGGTTTCTGGGAGATTGATCTGAACGCATGGGATTTGGCTGCCGGAAGCTTGCTGGTGCAGGAAGCGGGCGGCAGGGTTACGGATACGGAAGGAAACGAATACAACCTGGAGGTTCGTCATATAGCCGCCACCAATGGACATATTCACAACCAGTTGATCCGTGTACTGGAACAGGCGGACGCAACGGGACTCTGA
- the ytvI gene encoding sporulation integral membrane protein YtvI: protein MLDLILKYRRQLINTALFLVAVLLVYVILKWLVPFVIPLIIGILIALLIEPLVRLLSSKARIPRWISSLIALLLVFGGGVALVVVLSAKLVIELADLAKKIPYWSQLVVDRFYGDVTRLIEIYNTNLTDELKTKINENLMVLGESLGKLGVSAAQAALHGISSVPNLVVILLLSVFIGYFVSKDFLHFKRKIGTWMPVDVKQKGKVVYADLAAAIGGYIRGQTILITITAVQVLAGLLILQVPYAFSLSLLAAFLDILPLLGTGTLFVPWAAFSLITGDIRLGIGLLIVYGLIVVVRQVMEPRILANTIGLDPLATIVVMYAGYQAAGFIGLLLAPFILIAFQSLLKVRAFDLILGSNDKNGPPAGGNR from the coding sequence ATGCTGGATTTAATACTGAAATACCGCCGACAACTGATCAATACAGCCTTGTTTCTGGTTGCCGTCTTACTGGTCTATGTGATCCTGAAATGGCTGGTTCCCTTTGTCATTCCTTTGATTATTGGAATTCTCATAGCTTTGTTGATTGAACCGCTGGTTCGGCTTCTCAGCAGCAAGGCAAGAATTCCCCGCTGGATTTCCTCCTTGATCGCGTTGCTGTTGGTGTTCGGGGGAGGCGTTGCCCTCGTGGTCGTCCTGAGCGCCAAACTGGTCATTGAACTGGCTGATCTGGCGAAGAAAATCCCCTATTGGTCACAGTTGGTGGTGGATCGGTTCTACGGTGACGTGACCCGCCTGATAGAAATCTACAACACCAACTTGACGGATGAACTGAAGACCAAAATCAACGAAAACCTGATGGTGCTTGGGGAATCGCTCGGCAAACTGGGAGTGTCTGCGGCACAGGCCGCTTTGCACGGCATCAGTTCCGTTCCCAACCTGGTGGTGATTCTGCTGCTTTCGGTGTTCATCGGGTATTTTGTCAGCAAGGATTTCCTGCATTTCAAACGGAAGATCGGAACCTGGATGCCGGTAGATGTGAAGCAGAAGGGGAAGGTTGTCTACGCAGACCTTGCTGCGGCCATCGGGGGTTATATCCGGGGACAGACGATCCTGATTACGATTACGGCTGTTCAGGTGCTTGCCGGTTTGTTGATTCTTCAGGTGCCCTATGCATTTTCCCTCTCGCTGCTGGCAGCTTTCCTGGATATTCTGCCTTTGTTGGGCACTGGGACGCTGTTTGTGCCTTGGGCAGCTTTTTCCCTGATTACCGGGGACATCCGACTGGGAATCGGACTTTTGATTGTATACGGACTGATTGTTGTGGTTCGCCAGGTGATGGAGCCGCGAATCCTGGCCAATACGATCGGACTGGATCCGCTCGCCACCATCGTCGTGATGTATGCAGGCTATCAGGCTGCCGGATTTATCGGGTTGCTGCTGGCTCCTTTTATCCTGATCGCCTTCCAGTCCCTGCTCAAGGTGCGTGCGTTTGATCTGATCCTCGGGAGCAACGACAAAAACGGACCGCCCGCCGGGGGCAACCGCTGA
- the trxA gene encoding thioredoxin, with amino-acid sequence MVLPLGIFLLTGLHTSGIRLEYTENNQEKKGGSKMANVQNLTTANFDQAIQSGKVLVDFWATWCGPCRMQTPVIEKLASEMPGIKFAKVNVDDEPSLAQRFGVMSIPTLLVLNNGKVEKTLVGFHNEAQLKAALS; translated from the coding sequence ATGGTTTTGCCCTTGGGGATATTTTTGTTAACTGGCTTACATACATCCGGGATTCGGCTGGAGTATACTGAAAACAATCAAGAGAAGAAAGGAGGGTCGAAAATGGCAAATGTGCAGAATTTGACAACGGCCAACTTCGACCAAGCCATTCAAAGCGGCAAGGTGCTGGTGGATTTTTGGGCGACATGGTGCGGACCCTGCCGGATGCAAACGCCTGTGATTGAAAAATTGGCAAGCGAGATGCCCGGCATCAAGTTTGCAAAAGTCAACGTGGATGATGAGCCGTCGTTAGCCCAGCGGTTCGGGGTCATGAGCATCCCGACGCTGCTTGTGTTAAACAACGGGAAAGTGGAGAAGACGCTGGTCGGTTTCCACAATGAAGCCCAATTGAAAGCTGCTTTGTCATAA
- a CDS encoding FadR/GntR family transcriptional regulator: protein MYKLKTQKVYEQVASHIQSLIEKGVYKPGDKLPTLIEMSEMLNVGRATVREAFSALQAKGLIDIRHGEGSFVRSIDLENFQEPMNIALMKGDDLVELLEVRKILEVGAAEMAARNRTEENLEEMRRALDIMGAYQESETESVEADFRFHMAVAKASGNSMLLSLIQTIAPTMQSMMSRMREVAGSSRDLLYQHIQIYKAIEAKNPDISRKTMYDHIDNTMQGLESHRRHKGKTS from the coding sequence ATGTACAAACTTAAAACTCAAAAAGTATATGAGCAAGTTGCCAGTCATATCCAGTCGTTGATTGAGAAAGGTGTATATAAACCGGGAGACAAGCTGCCGACCTTGATTGAAATGTCAGAGATGCTGAATGTGGGAAGAGCCACCGTGCGAGAGGCTTTCTCCGCTTTGCAGGCCAAGGGTTTAATTGATATCCGGCACGGGGAAGGATCTTTTGTCAGAAGCATTGATTTGGAGAATTTTCAGGAACCAATGAACATCGCATTGATGAAGGGCGATGATCTGGTAGAGTTGCTGGAGGTCCGGAAGATTCTTGAGGTGGGTGCGGCTGAGATGGCGGCCCGCAACCGGACAGAAGAAAATTTGGAAGAGATGAGACGGGCGCTTGATATAATGGGCGCTTACCAGGAATCGGAGACGGAGAGCGTGGAGGCCGATTTTCGGTTCCATATGGCGGTGGCCAAAGCTTCCGGCAATTCCATGCTGCTGTCCTTGATTCAAACCATTGCCCCGACCATGCAAAGCATGATGAGCCGCATGCGGGAAGTGGCCGGCAGCTCACGCGATTTGCTGTACCAGCATATTCAAATTTACAAGGCCATCGAAGCGAAGAACCCGGACATATCCCGCAAGACGATGTACGACCACATCGACAACACGATGCAGGGGTTGGAAAGCCATCGCCGGCACAAGGGGAAGACATCGTAA
- a CDS encoding 4-hydroxy-3-methylbut-2-enyl diphosphate reductase, with translation MEVLKITPRGYCYGVVDAMVLAQQAVKDLNLPRPIYILGMIVHNRHVVEAFEREGIITLDGDNRLALLDQIDKGTVVFTAHGVSPEVRRRAREKGLTVVDATCPDVTKTHDLIREKTAEGYEVLYIGKKGHPEPEGAIGVAPDRVHLVGRIEDLRHIKLTTDKILVTNQTTMSQWDVKELMNRILEVYPHAEIHNEICLATQVRQEAVAEQAKHTDIVIVVGDPRSNNSNRLAQVAEEMGGVPAYRVEDVTEIDPQWLVGKKIVGVTSGASTPTPITKEVIDWLEQFDPDNPATWEKRRTVNMEKLLPAYKSRS, from the coding sequence ATGGAAGTGTTGAAGATTACGCCGAGAGGCTACTGTTATGGCGTGGTGGATGCCATGGTGCTTGCCCAGCAGGCGGTCAAGGATCTGAATCTGCCCCGTCCGATCTATATACTTGGCATGATTGTGCATAATCGTCACGTAGTCGAAGCATTCGAACGGGAGGGTATCATTACGCTGGACGGAGACAACCGTCTGGCATTGCTCGACCAGATCGACAAAGGAACCGTTGTTTTTACCGCCCACGGTGTGTCACCGGAAGTACGCCGGCGTGCCCGGGAGAAAGGACTGACGGTTGTGGATGCCACCTGTCCCGATGTGACCAAGACCCACGACCTGATTCGGGAGAAAACAGCCGAAGGGTACGAAGTGCTTTATATCGGCAAGAAGGGACACCCGGAACCGGAAGGGGCGATTGGGGTCGCGCCGGATCGTGTGCACCTGGTCGGACGAATCGAAGACTTGCGGCACATCAAGCTGACAACCGATAAGATTCTTGTCACCAATCAGACCACCATGAGCCAATGGGACGTCAAAGAGCTGATGAATCGAATTCTTGAAGTGTATCCCCATGCGGAGATCCACAATGAAATTTGCCTGGCGACCCAGGTCCGACAGGAAGCTGTCGCCGAACAGGCCAAACATACAGACATCGTAATTGTTGTAGGGGATCCCCGCAGCAACAACTCCAATCGATTGGCGCAAGTTGCTGAGGAGATGGGAGGCGTTCCCGCCTACCGGGTTGAGGATGTGACAGAGATAGATCCGCAATGGCTGGTTGGCAAGAAGATCGTGGGCGTCACTTCCGGCGCTTCGACACCGACACCGATTACCAAAGAAGTGATAGACTGGCTGGAGCAGTTTGACCCGGACAATCCCGCCACTTGGGAGAAACGCCGTACGGTCAACATGGAAAAACTGCTTCCTGCTTACAAGAGCAGGTCTTGA
- a CDS encoding SPL family radical SAM protein, whose product MNNRRIFKIKSKTVLNRVTTPAMPFTWSINPYRGCSHGCAFCYARNTHSFLGMGTDDTFRTHLFVKEDAPEVLRRELAKGRWRGGRVAIGTATDPYQPLEKQRGLTRRILEILVQYRIPTTITTRSPLIIRDLDLLQELSSRTECSVNISINTLDVRIWRSMEPESPHPQARFATVRKLREAGIRAGIFLAPVLPFLTDDESTLDRLLQHAKESDASFVFASLLRLKPEVKPWFFAQLERHYSNLISCYRSLYKGTYAEEQFAQRFHEKVAPLLEQWGFAKESLSITNSRSDWKCLKEEQLSFAL is encoded by the coding sequence ATGAACAATCGCCGGATCTTCAAGATCAAAAGCAAGACGGTACTGAACCGGGTGACAACGCCGGCCATGCCGTTTACCTGGTCCATCAATCCCTATCGCGGCTGTTCCCATGGATGTGCTTTTTGTTATGCAAGAAACACCCATTCATTTCTCGGAATGGGGACGGATGATACTTTCCGCACCCATCTGTTTGTCAAAGAGGATGCTCCTGAAGTGCTCAGACGGGAGTTGGCCAAAGGAAGGTGGCGCGGCGGTCGGGTTGCAATTGGTACGGCCACGGATCCTTATCAGCCATTGGAGAAACAGCGCGGGCTCACAAGAAGAATTCTGGAGATTCTGGTTCAATACCGGATTCCGACGACCATTACCACCCGCTCTCCCTTGATTATACGCGATCTGGATTTGCTGCAGGAGTTGAGTTCGCGAACCGAATGTTCTGTCAATATATCGATCAATACGCTGGACGTAAGAATATGGCGTTCGATGGAGCCTGAGTCCCCTCACCCACAAGCCCGGTTTGCAACTGTCAGGAAACTTAGGGAGGCCGGGATTCGGGCAGGAATTTTCCTGGCACCCGTTCTTCCGTTCCTGACGGATGATGAGTCGACTCTGGACCGGTTGCTTCAACATGCAAAAGAGTCGGATGCTTCTTTCGTTTTCGCATCACTTCTCCGTTTGAAGCCGGAGGTGAAACCATGGTTTTTTGCCCAATTGGAACGACATTATTCCAACCTGATCTCCTGCTATCGAAGTCTATATAAAGGAACGTATGCAGAAGAGCAGTTTGCTCAAAGGTTCCATGAGAAGGTTGCTCCGTTGCTTGAACAATGGGGATTCGCCAAGGAATCCCTTTCCATAACCAATTCCCGGTCAGACTGGAAATGTCTCAAAGAAGAACAGTTGTCTTTTGCATTATGA